The Silene latifolia isolate original U9 population chromosome 4, ASM4854445v1, whole genome shotgun sequence region CAGTCTTTGCTGAGAGGTTTAATACAATTTGGTCACCGATCATCATCATCTACTGCTTAAAACCTTTTCTACACAACATTATCCTTCTACTTACGTAGTTACATGTTCCAAGACTCATTGGACTCTTCTACGAAGCAAGGAACATTATATATGAAACTGTTTTTTTCACAGATGACCCATCAGTTGAGAGTTAAAAATTTTCTCATTCGTAgtctaatacggagtattatacttCTTTCACATGAAAGATGAAACAGAACATTGACTTGTTCGACCTTGATGTAGCAGGCAAGGAGTCATTATTTGCTTACAATTGATTTGTTATTGTTATGATTGTAAGGAAACCCCTACAACTTAAGCATTGGAGCAGTAGACATGAGGGTAATGCGTAGGAAAAGGGAGGTCACTACCCTAACTTACAGACAGAATTAAAAATTTAAGTGGCACGAAACAAACTTGCAATCTTTTATGTTAGCTTCTGTATGTTACAGGCCAGTTGTcgtgttttttttggttttttcattttcattataCGTTTCTCAGGTTATGGATGGTAAAGGTGAGAAGTCGTTGGCATTGTTTCCAGCTAAATTTCAGAAGAGCATGTGGATGAAGAAAGGTTTGGTTATATACAAGACATCCAGCTATCATTCGAAGTGAtattcttctttctcttcttagTTTTTGTATAATTATAACTAATGAAGTGTATTTTTTGTTTCATTGGACAGGGAGTTTTGTTGTAGTTGACGTAAGTGGCAGGGAGGAGGCTCTTGAAGCTGGTAGTAAGGTGGCATGTATTGTTTTGCAGGTTCTATTTCATGAGCAAGTTCGCCGGCTTGAAAAAAGTTCTGAATGGTATGCACTCAGCCCATCACCTGTTTATACTTTCTTTTGCTGTCTTAACAGACTTAACACTCGTAAACCAAAGTAGCTTAGTTTCATGTAGCTAATTAGCATGTGTGAAAACtcgagtcttttttttttttattcttttttttttaattttatgttaGCCACCCCCTTTCCCATCAAAATATTATGACGAAGGAAGATACATCAATCAGATGGAGCTATTACAACATTATAGCTTATGAAAGCAAAGAAGCTGAACAAAACATTTAACTGTCGGATAAAACTATACCAAAATTACTCGATCCAAAGTCGACCTGAATGACTTGTTTGCTAGATTTAGTCATGACATTGTTTTCTCTTATTTGGTTCCTTCTGCCACTGTAAACAGGCCACAAGCTTTCAAGTTAGAAGCCATAGATAGTACATCCAGAACACTGTCAGCACTTGACACGAAACAAGCAGAAGAAAGTGACGGCAGTGATGATGACGATGGACTCCCCCCACTTGAAGCCAACTTGAACCGGGTCAGGCCTTTTGAATTAAATGCAGGTTCACCATCCAATTCTGACTCAGAAAATGACTCTTAAACCCATGCTATTCTCCATGTGTACTTGTATTTTCTGTTTCTCGACATTTTTTGGGTGTATATAGTAATAGCAGTTCTGATATGGACAGTTTTGAACCTTGGTCATGACACTCCTGAGTAACCACTTGATTTTACATCTGCTTCTTGCGTGTTTCTTTGCTTCAAGTTACAGTCGACATATTGAGTAGTTTAGCAGTTTTTAATGAACCTATTTTATCGTGTGCGTCCCCCTAGTAGCGCAATTAGGATCTTTTCCATTTCTTCAAATGCTAATACTGCCTGCGGAATGTCGTTTGCTAGAAATTACTCTAAACCAGGTGCTCATGTTGCTGACTATTTGATTCGTTCCCTTGGCTCATAAAATTGCAAAGGGTATCCCTGTACCATGTCTTCTTGTCGGATTGGTTTGATGGACTGCTTGTTGAAATTAGTGGACTGTAACTAAGCCCCTCCTTCACAAAGCTAAGCACAGGTTGACCAAATCATGGCCCAGGCgagtttttgtaaaaaaaatataataccaacttttaaaaaaaaaaataactatgATTCGAAATATAGGTAAGATGGATGTTTCGGCCTTAGGTAGAATTTAAACCCAGCTTCGTTCCTACAATAATTTACGACGAATCTTGACTCCTGATCCCTCCAGCTAAATGTAGAGGTTGATGACATGCTAGAATTTTATACAATCCAAATCAAAATACACTTTTAAAGATGTTGATATTTAAAACGCTACGTTTATCGCTCATTTTGAACATGGGAACCTTCCGAGCCTTGTCATTGTCACCGGTATGAACAGTGCCACGTAGATGCCCTTCACCCTTACAAGTTTTCCCTACAATTAGGAAACACTGCTAGAATTCGGTTGCTAAGATGTGAAGCAAGAATATGATTTAGGCATCGGAGGAGTTTTTCTCAGAACCCCTCGATACTAGGGGGTCGTTTGGTTACCCATTCTAAAACACATGAATTACAATTCATGGGATTTGCAAAATGGGAGAGTTGTTTGTTTGCCCCAAATCACATGAATTGAAGTTCCATAGGAACTTCAATTCTTCCATGAtgtgggaagttgcttacctaggcccCCTAGGTAAGTGTGAATTCCTGTGGAATTAACTtcccacattccaaccaaacatcTTTCTTCCATTTCATGTGATTTACGAAATCATGGGAACTCTTATTTCCTTGGAACTTCAATTCTCTTagcgaaccaaacgacccctaggTTTGCTTGATATTTCAAGTGATAGTAAGGAGTTCAGAAGTCCATTAAGGACCTCACTTTCGTATTAAAACGGacctaatttttttatttttcttttaaatcTAAAACGGACAATGTAATATTACTCAAAACTACACGTACCCAACATAGCGGGCCGTGTTAGGTTCGTGTTCGTGTTACGAATCCCTTAACAAAAatccgacccaattaaatctcgtgtttgtgtttgtgtttgtgttgacCTATCTACATAAATGGGTGATTAAGCCTTAACCCTAACCAGTTATTTTCGTGTCACGTAAATATTTGGAAAGTCGAAGTAGATTTATGTAATTGAAGATCAGGAACaaatataattaatttaataaacaggtcattcgtgtcgggttcgtgtttacagagctcaacccaaacccaacccaattaaatctcTTGTCATATTCGCGTCAACTGACTTACATAAATGAATCATTAAACTTCAACCCAACCCCATTAATTTCATGTCGATTTCGTATTGTATTTTCGTATCGTGTTATTATTTACCAGCTCTACTCAAAACACAACTTAAGTGAAACCTATTTTATTTGAAATACGTCAAGTTTAATCACTAAATTAAGAAATTTCCAtaattcttttttgttttttcgaAGGGCAGAAATTTTCCATATTCGATGATATAATTATTAAGAAATTTTCCATATTCCGATTCCTAACACTACTCTGCaactctctctctatatatactGTACTATAAATATTACTCCGTAGTAATTAAATTACAATACTATTTAGATTTCACTCGCTCTTCCTTCATCCATGGCTTCTCTCGTCATCAAGGTTAGTTCTTCCAAACTCAATTTTCCGAATTCCTAGTttgtttgttttaaaatttttaaTTAACTGTGTAACTAATCAAACATGTGATGTACTTTTTTCATCAATGTTAAAAGTTTATATCTTTGTTTCGTCGTAatcttaatttaatttttttagtttaCGTGATTGTTACTTGAAGTTTAATCTTATTGTTAGTGATCATTGATATTTGATCAATTGTTTGAATTTTACTATTTCCGTTGCCTTCTCGTAATTTGATGATGAAATTTGCGTGCTTAAACTCGTTAATTCCTAGATTTTTGTATCTTTGAGGCGTTGCAATTACTCCCTCCGTTCTAGTCAATTATTGAATTTCTCGTAAATTATATTATGTTCAAATTTGTCTGGTAGATTTGTGAGCTTAGATGTGTTGTACTTCGTATAATTTACTATTATCGTTGCATTCTCGTACTTACATGGAAATTAGTGTTTAAACTCATTAATTTGTTCCAGTATTCTACTTTTTCGCGACAAGAAGTTTAAACAAAGGACGAAGAATTGCATTGTTACCATGTGCCCGCTTAAGACTGAAGTTTGCTCTTGGTATATTATTGTATATGTTGTCTAATATTTTGTTATTATGGCAGGTTAAGTATGAAGAGACGCTTAGGCGTTTCAATGTTGCTATTAATGGAGACGGGCGTTTAGACCTTAGCATGAACAGTCTGTGGCTGAAGATATGTTCTCTTTTCAAGTTACCATCAGACTCTGGATTTCGTCTTACATACAAAGATGAAGACGATGACTTGATTACTCTAGTAGACGATGATGATCTACATGATGTAGTAAGGCAAGGTCTCAATCCTGTTAGGATTACTGTTCACCACCTTATCTCAGACCAGAAACCGCCATCTTCTTCTGCTCATCCTAGTGGAACTTCCCAAAATCTTGATAGCGTCAAAATCGTGAACTCTGTCAATAATTGGCCATTCCTTAATGATATGGTTAAAGAACCTAAATTAGAAGCGGGAGTACTGTCACACGAGAATGCAACTGTCTCTAATTCCACCGTTGTCAATGAAAAGATTGATGGCATCGAAAAGAGAAGTGAAGTGGTAGGGGTGTCTGTTAAGCCTCCATTGTGCCCTTCTATCCCCGTTGATAAGAGCAAGCGTTCGAGCTATAAGTCTCCTTCAAGCAAGTGGTCTAAGAGCAAGCGTTTGAGCTATAAGTCTAAATATGCTCCTGGAAATAAGAATAAGGATATTTTGGCTCTGAAAAGAGAGTATTTTGCTGAGCTTTTGAAATCAGATGAGGAATTAACTAGCAATGCAGCTAAGAAAGCTGCGGGATTTCAATCGCCCAATAGAAACTCGGACAAGACTGATAATATAACCACCATAGTTCACACAGGTATCAGTTGTGATATTTGTCGGCTTCAACCTATTTCTGGACCAaggttcaagtcgaaaatgtaAGATTAATGCTTATATTCGCTTTTCAGGACTTGACTataacataatattaatttttaccgcagtttttgattgattttagctgttttttttttgttgcaggAAGTATGATTATGACTTGTGCCAAGGCTGTTTCTTACGCGTAGGAAATGAAATGGAATACTGTCGAATTGATGTCCCCTTGACATACCAGCACCTTGACAGGGCTCATGATGTAATGCTCAATTGATTTTCGTCTTTCTTGTAGAAGACATGATTATGACTTGTGCAGCAGCTGTTTTTTGTGGACGGGAAATGATGATAGAGATTTTGTAAGGATCACTAGGATTGATTCCCCCTTGGCGCGGAGGGAGTATAAGTTAACAGTTATACATTTCTATCATAAAATTACAGCAGTACGCGTTGTATATGTACGTATATTATTAGTATTTCACATTATTATACAAAGAAAATAAAACTATATTTCCTTCAAGTTCTCGTTCTGCTTCATCATCTTGCTTGCCTTTTCAGTACTACAATTGCCATGTCTTCTTCGCTATCTTCGCGTGCCTACATTTATTGGCGTAAGCCATTTCTTCCTTGCTTGTCTTAGTTTCAAAATTTGTTTCAAACCCGACCTTTAAAGAGCAGCTCTccaaattgatttttgatttgaaTTTTTGGCTTTATCATATACTGAGTACTCACAATGTACTACTGTACTACACTTGAAGATAAAACCATAAATTTTACAAGCTGGAGAAGTATTTAAGATGGCATTGAGATTGACAGAAAAAAGGGCCGATATTAAAAGATTGATTATTATCACAATCGGCATAATTCATTTCAAAAAATTTAAGCTCAGCAGCAAAATTTACATCTATATTCTTCTCTTTGTAATCTCTGATggactgcttatagagttctacTTATATACCAAAAAGATGACAGAGATTAGCGTGAACCATCTTTTTTATTCCACTTTTGGAAAGGATATGACCTTTTGAATTTCCCACCTCTACCTCTTCGTTAACTTCCTCGTCCACGTTCAGTGTCATAACTACTGGCAATCTGGCATGACTCAAATATTGCTTTCAATTATCATTTTTTTTACCATGTCGAATCTGGCCAAACTTGATTTTGTTGCCCTGAATATCTCTAGTAATAATTATTCACAACTAGTTTGGAT contains the following coding sequences:
- the LOC141653093 gene encoding uncharacterized protein LOC141653093, whose amino-acid sequence is MGGGRKNLKRGVEDVNVILQNGQSIMQVISLRGSNLIEVMDGKGEKSLALFPAKFQKSMWMKKGSFVVVDVSGREEALEAGSKVACIVLQVLFHEQVRRLEKSSEWPQAFKLEAIDSTSRTLSALDTKQAEESDGSDDDDGLPPLEANLNRVRPFELNAGSPSNSDSENDS
- the LOC141653095 gene encoding protein NBR1 homolog, coding for MASLVIKVKYEETLRRFNVAINGDGRLDLSMNSLWLKICSLFKLPSDSGFRLTYKDEDDDLITLVDDDDLHDVVRQGLNPVRITVHHLISDQKPPSSSAHPSGTSQNLDSVKIVNSVNNWPFLNDMVKEPKLEAGVLSHENATVSNSTVVNEKIDGIEKRSEVVGVSVKPPLCPSIPVDKSKRSSYKSPSSKWSKSKRLSYKSKYAPGNKNKDILALKREYFAELLKSDEELTSNAAKKAAGFQSPNRNSDKTDNITTIVHTGISCDICRLQPISGPRFKSKMKYDYDLCQGCFLRVGNEMEYCRIDVPLTYQHLDRAHDVMLN